ACGGGCGCCGTGGGCAGGGTCCGTTCCTTCCACCACGCGTACAGCACCGGGATCACGATCAGCGTGAGCAGCGTGCTCGAGATCATGCCGCCGATCATGGGCGCCGCGATGCGGCGCATGACGCTCGCGCCGGTGCCGTGGCCCCAGAAGATCGGGAGCAGGCCGGCCATGATCGCGGTCACCGTCATCATCTTGGGGCGCACCCGCTCCACGGCGCCCTCGATGATCGCCGCGTAGAGATCGTGCGCCGTGGGCGGTTCACCGCGCTTCTGGTGCGCGCTCCACGCGTGGTTGAGGTAGATGAGCATGATCACCCCCGTCTCGGCGGCCACGCCGGCGAGCGCCGTGAACCCGATGGCCACCGCCACCGACCAGTTGTAGCCGAGCAGCCAGACCAGCCAGAGCCCGCCGACGAGCGCGAAGGGCAGCGACGCCATCACCAACAGCGTGTCGCCCACCGTGCGGAAGTTGAGGAAGAGCAGCAGGAAGATGATCCCGAGCGTGGCCGGAATCACGATCGTCATCCGCGCCGCGGCGCTCTGCATGTATTCGTACTGCCCGCTCCAGACCAGCCGATACCCCGGCGGCAGCACCACCGCCCGATCCACGGCGCGCTGCGCGTCGCGCACATAGCCGCCGATGTCGCGCCCCGTGACGTCGATGTACACCCACGCCGTGGGCATCGCGCCCTCGGTGCGCACGACCATCGGCCCCGCCTCTTCGCGGATCGTGGCCACCTGCCCCAGCGGCACCTGGGCCACGCGCCCGACGGCGGCCGGCGCGCCGCCCATGGCACCGCCCGAGGTGTCGGTGGCCGCGCCGCCCGCCACCGGCACCAGCACCTGCGCCAGGCGCTCGGGGGTGTCGCGCAGTTCCTGCGGATAGCGCACGCGCACGTCGTAGCGCTCGCGCCCCTCCACCGTCTGGGTCACGGTCATGCCACCGACGGCCGCCGCGATCACCGTCTGGATGTCGCCCACGTTCAGCCCGTAGCGCGCCGCCGCCGCGCGATCGATCTGGATGTCCAGATAGTACCCCGACACCGCGCGCTCGGCGAAGGCGCTACGCGTGCCGGGCACCGTGCGCACCACGCGCTCGACCTCCTCGCCGATGCGCTGCAGGGTGGCCAGATCGGGGCCGAAGACCTTCACGCCCACCGGCGTCCGGATGCCGGTCGACGTCATGTCGATGCGGTTCTTGATCGGCATCGTCCACGCATTCACCACGCCCGGGATCCGGAGCGCCGAATCCATGGCCGCGACCAGCCGGTCCTCGGTCATGCCGGCGGGCCATTGCGCGGTGGGCTTCAGCGTGATCGTGGTCTCGCTCATGTCGAGTCCGGCGGGATCGGTGGCCGTGTTGGCGCGTCCGGCCTTGCCCCACACCTGCGCCACTTCGGGAAACCGCATGAGGATCGCGTCCTCGATGCGCAACAGTTCCTGCGCCCGCGCCACGCTGATCCCGGGCATCGTGGTGGGCATGTAGAGCAGCGTGCCCTCATCCAGCGGCGGCATGAACTCGCTGCCCATGCGCGACCAGGGAATCCAACTGAGCGCCAGCACGGCCAGCGCCACCGTCACCACGACCCCGCGATATCGGAGCACGGCGTCGATGACCGGGCGGTACAGCCGGATGAGCCAGGCGTTGAGCGGGTTGGCGCGCTCGCGGAACAGCCGGCCGCGAATGAACAACCCCATCGTCACCGGCACGAGCGTGACCGAGAGCAGGCTGGCCGCCGCCATGGCGAACGTCTTGGTGAACGCCAGCGGCCGGAACAGCCGTCCCTCCTGGCCCCCGAGGGCGAACACGGGGAGGAACGACACCGTGATGATGAGCAGCGAGAAGAAGAGCGACGGGCCGACCTCGCGCGCCGCCTCGAGCGCCACGGTCCACCGCTGCGCCGCGGTGAGCGACCGCGTGTCGAACGTGCGCCCGCCGTCGTCGCCGCTCTGGGCCACCACCGCGCGCTCGAGAT
This genomic interval from Gemmatimonadaceae bacterium contains the following:
- a CDS encoding CusA/CzcA family heavy metal efflux RND transporter; translated protein: MLKWIIGWSVRNPFLVLVGTVAAVLVGIWAVRMTPLDALPDLSDVQVIVQTDYEGQAPRIVEDQVTYPIAAEMLKVPGARTVRGYSFFGVSFVYIIFDDGTDLYWARTRVLEYLSGLKRKLPATVTPTLGPDATGLGWVYQYALEDTTGRLSLADMRSLQDWTLRYALTAVPGVSEVASVGGFEKQYQVDVDPAKLLAYGIPITRVMSAIRNANGDVGAMVMELSEREYMVRGLGYLKSIGDIEKVVVGATAGGTPISVADLARVSVGPAVRRGVTDLDGRGDAVGGIVIMRFGQNALTTIRAVKQRLAEVEKTLPRGVVVRPVYDRSDLILRAIATLRGTLLEECIVVALVCLLFLLHAQSALVAILTLPVGILLGFVAMRLAGVGADIMSLGGIAIAVGAMIDAAIVMIENMHKHLERAVVAQSGDDGGRTFDTRSLTAAQRWTVALEAAREVGPSLFFSLLIITVSFLPVFALGGQEGRLFRPLAFTKTFAMAAASLLSVTLVPVTMGLFIRGRLFRERANPLNAWLIRLYRPVIDAVLRYRGVVVTVALAVLALSWIPWSRMGSEFMPPLDEGTLLYMPTTMPGISVARAQELLRIEDAILMRFPEVAQVWGKAGRANTATDPAGLDMSETTITLKPTAQWPAGMTEDRLVAAMDSALRIPGVVNAWTMPIKNRIDMTSTGIRTPVGVKVFGPDLATLQRIGEEVERVVRTVPGTRSAFAERAVSGYYLDIQIDRAAAARYGLNVGDIQTVIAAAVGGMTVTQTVEGRERYDVRVRYPQELRDTPERLAQVLVPVAGGAATDTSGGAMGGAPAAVGRVAQVPLGQVATIREEAGPMVVRTEGAMPTAWVYIDVTGRDIGGYVRDAQRAVDRAVVLPPGYRLVWSGQYEYMQSAAARMTIVIPATLGIIFLLLFLNFRTVGDTLLVMASLPFALVGGLWLVWLLGYNWSVAVAIGFTALAGVAAETGVIMLIYLNHAWSAHQKRGEPPTAHDLYAAIIEGAVERVRPKMMTVTAIMAGLLPIFWGHGTGASVMRRIAAPMIGGMISSTLLTLIVIPVLYAWWKERTLPTAPVP